One genomic region from Lates calcarifer isolate ASB-BC8 linkage group LG10, TLL_Latcal_v3, whole genome shotgun sequence encodes:
- the phrf1 gene encoding PHD and RING finger domain-containing protein 1 isoform X1, whose amino-acid sequence MDEDDSQDELINRSASHSKGKRAALWVISDDSDDVEEESEEGESDSGEEEEEDHLNGEEDEEEEEEDDEEEEEDAKPEDGAFGGTSADLAGMSSDEDSEKCPICLNSFSSQPVATPEHCQHYFCLDCILEWAKNANSCPVDRKAFNNIYLRRCYGGKVKKMITVQKPVKEGQEETVDLDLEQTSCEVCGGSDREDRLLLCDGCDAGYHMECLTPPLDSVPVEEWFCPECEANNRHSRGSAGEVSNVDSQPSPARPATSRHQPRATGPTRAIARTQQSERVRANVNRHRITQARESQLAPTYLIQSTWLDETINAVVAGLNTAVYIRDFTPRLPSRRKRKTGRRKVKRKKTSSAKGKATSTRVKRRKRKVRKTKSRKKLMVKKAANPRSRIANSLGIVKDKKSSSLPTVYRPSEHTLSSMRADIGAASLSIYGDPFDLDPFVDREEDEQEAHVTSLLEAKRRGISRSALRSHQPVARPVTASLSRRGMDVPQSGGVVEAAPVPDLLGSILTGQSMLLMDSSDVVINRDGSLKATKPLMPSALKPGSSKSSSSGEASTQVNPGMSPIPGDSSLSLHYNGDLPGSSRSSMNRPLSQSSACLPPFSPSTATHNQPPPHSDLPPRGHPSFQPPRPNRPTPSLGHRGTNGVGAPREPTSSSVPDSKSKGMAASQYQPKKAPTKPMWIDVSVLPRIPKIKRGSSSVTSDGTSQGSSSGNNRISSSRGNSSTSTTSSNGYSIPETGMNSLAGDKSRQQSVDQQKGRADSQAQRHRPDGASSSSSAFSSSFSSSSSSTGSPASQSRYSTSSSSSSSAVSFRINSSGNSWHSRRLSITSSSASGGSMQEHWREKEDEAKKRQLHRDKQMLLASRTLVNKEQESNNIYDPFNPTLSDSSSSDGEAESSSLVSSSRHTTHEQKAPNLRKKEDSVQSKHNLVHVKTEPQETEISQDEPRRTSAQEIISQDIRCSQEYVKVEKEPRLIDTKAEKQTALFHTKVKKEPGLDDASETESCGHSVKTYLNSESTDTTPSAHHSLDLLKTEKETLEDESEGTSSSAHPNCRSDSSASSSAPTKKKQKAESKSDFMSCSKSPSRDLGHKMKTSKASKERRSSSLETDKGRRRDHRASGQGSRQKDKEKDKERSSRRSRSKERRKARSTSESSQSSSSDRTHRKRQRSRSRSKDRRRSRSASSSSSIEHSRRKKHKQRSKERNDGRERDWERGRTSKDKRHGRSRSKSRSKSRSRSRSTSRSKVTKRGRSGSKSRSKSRSRSRSRERRKEHTRPQQQPLFSRNKVGSQSKDKKRHRSRSRSKERRKEEGSSSTGSQKTPGSFVPSSKDTKLLQDKNKEKDIVQSLIKEKKTAEENKQELPSCTSISKVKKEGKDLRADSKATTAEMTKEVKAVKEIKKEKQPSLDMFEDSPIIKSIKKEEMDTPSVTETKGLDEAIKEDITKTEICKVKTETCEITTIKSEPSSSDLCHLPPFTSFSTLTTPVTADSHPDAVSQSHPGSMASAEQPNTAGLIVPVKQEIQQPSDSDDDFNVDVMLDNLDYVKSERTEESGAFVKPEKEVEEVKNDGEQVLAVVGAKSKTQVKRVTWNIQEPEGPQPEKSASKLALYKLKLKQEGARRPLSTAQTSSQDISGAVSDSSRKGAVGPLSASSRSDGLHREGLSVTGQGEADEGDLSKKDKYLKKLHMQERAIEEVKLAIKPFYQRRDINKDEYKEILRKAVQKVCHSKSGEINPVKVGNLVKAYVDKYKHARKHKKGEELGKAPEVQTEAMKTSDSP is encoded by the exons ATGGATGAGGATGACAGCCAGGATGAGCTGATCAACCGCAGTGCATCCCACAGCAAAGGCAAGAGGGCTGCGTTGTGGGTCATCTCAG ATGACTCAGATGATGTTGAAGAAGAGTCTGAGGAGGGAGAATCTGACAgtggtgaggaagaggaggaagatcaCTTAAATggagaagaagatgaggaagaggaggaggaggatg atgaggaagaggaggaagatgctAAACCAGAGGATGGTGCTTTTGGAGGGACCTCTGCTGACCTTGCAGGGATGAGCTCGGACGAGGACTCAGAGAAGTGTCCTATCTGCCTTAACTCATTCAGCAGCCAGCCTGTTGCAACACCAGAGCACTGTCAACACTACTTCTGCCTTGATTGCATCCTTGAATGGGCCAAG AATGCAAACTCGTGTCCTGTAGACCGCAAGGCCTTCAACAACATATACTTAAGGAGATGTTATGGAGGCAAAGTGAAGAAAATG ATCACAGTGCAAAAGCCTGTGAAGGAAGGTCAAGAAGAAACGGTAGATTTGGACCTGGAGCAGACCAGTTGTGAGGTGTGCGGGGGCAGTGACCGTGAGGACCGCCTCTTGCTCTGCGATGGTTGTGATGCTGG GTATCACATGGAGTGTCTCACACCACCTCTTGATTCTGTTCCTGTAGAAGAATGGTTCTGCCCCGAATGTGAAGCCAACAATCGTCACTCAA GGGGTTCAGCAGGGGAAGTTAGCAATGTAGACAGCCAGCCTTCTCCCGCCCGTCCCGCCACCAGCCGCCATCAGCCGCGTGCCACAGGTCCTACCAGAGCTATCGCCCGAActcagcagagtgagagagttCGAGCTAATGTCAACCGACATCGCATCACACAGGCACGCGAATCACAG TTGGCTCCCACATATCTGATCCAGTCCACGTGGCTGGATGAGACTATAAATGCTGTGGTGGCTGGGCTCAATACGGCTGTGTATATACGGGACTTTACGCCTCGCCTCCCGTCTAGGCGCAAGCGCAAGACTG GACGCAGAAAGGTCAAGCGCAAGAAGACATCTTCTGCTAAGGGTAAAGCCACAAGTACAAGAGTCAAAAGGAGGAAACGGAAAGTGAGGAAGACTAAATCCAGAAAAAAGCTG ATGGTGAAAAAGGCAGCTAATCCTCGAAGCCGTATCGCTAATAGTCTTGGAATTGTAAAGGACAAGAAGAGCTCTTCACTACCTACAGTATACCGGCCCTCTGAGCACACACTAAGCAGTATGCGTGCTGACATAGGTGCTGCATCCCTCTCCATCTATGGAGATCCATTTGACCTTGATCCATTTGTGGATCG TGAGGAGGATGAGCAGGAGGCCCATGTTACATCACTGTTGGAGGCTAAGAGACGAGGGATCTCTCGCTCTGCTCTTCGCTCTCACCAGCCCGTAGCTCGACCAGTAACTGCAAGCCTTTCCAG GAGGGGTATGGATGTCCCGCAATCAGGGGGTGTTGTGGAGGCAGCCCCAGTTCCTGACCTGCTTGGCAGTATCCTAACAGGACAGAGCATGCTCTTGATGGACAGCTCCGATGTTGTCATTAATCGGGATGGCTCCCTTAAAGCTACAAAGCCAT TGATGCCATCCGCATTAAAGCCAGGTAGCAGCAAAAGCAGTAGCTCAGGAGAAGCCAGCACCCAGGTCAACCCAGGGATGTCGCCCATCCCAGGAGAcagttctctgtctctccactaCAACGGAGACTTACCAGGATCCTCTCGTAGCTCCATGAACAGACCTTTGTCCCAGAGCTCTGCCTGCTTACCCCCATTTTCACCATCCACAGCCACCCACAACCAACCACCTCCGCATTCTGATTTGCCACCCAGAGGTCACCCAAGTTTCCAGCCACCTCGTCCAAACAGACCCACCCCCTCTCTTGGTCACCGGGGAACCAATGGAGTTGGAGCCCCAAGGGAACCCACCTCCTCATCTGTTCCAGACTCCAAGAGCAAAGGAATGGCTGCATCACAGTATCAACCTAAAAAAGCACCTACAAAGCCCATGTGGATAGATGTATCAGTGCTTCCTCGGataccaaaaataaaaagagggaGTAGCAGTGTCACAAGTGATGGCACTAGTCAAGGAAGCAGTAGTGGCAATAATAGAATAAGTAGTAGTAGGGGAAATAGCAGTACTTCTACCACTAGTAGTAATGGTTACAGTATACCTGAAACAGGCATGAACAGCCTTGCTGGGGACAAAAGTAGGCAGCAAAGTGTAGACCAGCAAAAGGGAAGGGCTGACAGTCAGGCCCAGAGACATAGGCCTGACggagcatcatcatcatcatcggcTTTCTCCAgctcattttcctcttcttcctcctccactggcTCGCCTGCTAGCCAGTCGCGTTattctacttcttcttcttcatcttcatcagcagtGAGCTTCCGCATAAACTCCAGTGGGAACTCTTGGCATTCAAGGCGGCTAAGCATTACATCATCCTCTGCTAGTGGAGGCAGCATGCAAGAACactggagagaaaaggaagatgaGGCAAAAAAGAGACAGTTGCACAGGGATAAACAGATGCTGCTGGCATCGCGGACGCTGGTTAATAAGGAACAAGAGAGTAATAATATCTATGATCCCTTTAATCCCACTCTGTCAGACTCAAGCAGCTCAGACGGGGAAGCCGAGAGCTCGAGCCTGGTTAGCAGCTCCCGACATACCACTCATGAGCAGAAGGCTCCTAATTTACGAAAAAAGGAGGATTCAGTGCAAAGCAAACATAACCTGGTACATGTGAAAACTGAACCACAGGAGACTGAGATCTCACAGGATGAACCAAGGAGAACTAGTGCTCAGGAAATCATATCACAGGATATCAGATGCTCACAGGAATATGTCAAGGTTGAAAAAGAACCAAGATTAATAGACACTAAggctgagaaacaaacagcattatTTCACACTAAAGTTAAGAAAGAACCAGGGTTAGATGATGcaagtgaaactgaaagttgtggtcacagtgtaaaaacatatttgaatTCAGAGAGCACGGACACCACACCATCTGCTCATCACAGCCTGGATCTTTTAAAGACTGAGAAAGAGACTCTAGAAGATGAGAGTGAAGGAACTTCCAGCAGTGCTCACCCTAACTGTAGGAGTGATTCATCAGCATCCAGCTCTGCTCCCACCAAGAAGAAACAAAAGGCAGAATCTAAATCAGATTTCATGTCTTGCTCCAAGTCCCCATCAAGAGATTTGGGCCATAAGATGAAAACCTCCAAAGCCTCAAAGGAACGGCGCTCTAGCAGTTTAGAAACAGACAAAGGCAGGAGAAGAGACCATCGAGCCTCTGGTCAGGGCAGCAGGCAAAAGGACAAGGAGAAGGACAAAGAAAGGAGCTCCAGGCGGTCAAGGTccaaagagaggagaaaggcaCGCTCAACCTCAGAAAGCTCTCAGTCCAGTTCCTCTGATAGAACTCACAGAAAGAGACAGCGATCCCGCTCCCGATCCAAAGACAGGAGACGATCCAG GTCTGCCTCCAGCTCTAGCAGCATAGAGCATTCAAGAAGGAAGAAGCATAAACAAAGAAGCAAGGAGAGAAAtgatggcagagagagagactgggagagAGGACGTACATCAAAGGACAAGAGACATGGTCGGTCTCGCTCAAAGTCTCGGTCAAAGTCACGCTCCAGGTCTAGATCCACATCTAGATCGAAGGTCACTAAACGTGGTCGGTCTGGTTCAAAATCGCGGTCAAAATCACGGTCCAGGTCCAGATCCagggaaaggaggaaagagCACACACgaccacaacaacaacctctCTTCTCCAGGAACAAGGTGGGGTCAcagtcaaaagacaaaaagagacacaggTCTAGATCGCGCtcaaaagagaggaggaaagaagagggCTCGTCATCCACGGGTTCACAGAAAACACCAGGGTCCTTTGTTCCATCCTCTAAAGACACAAAGCTGTTACAGGAcaagaacaaagagaaagataTTGTTCAAAGCttaatcaaagagaaaaaaactgctgaagAGAATAAACAGGAGTTGCCCTCCTGTACCTCCATCTCTAAAGTTAAAAAGGAAGGCAAAGACCTCAGGGCAGACAGCAAGGCCACAACAgcagaaatgacaaaagagGTGAAGGCTGTAAAAgaaattaagaaagaaaaacaaccatcTCTTGATATGTTTGAAGATTCTCCTATTATTAAATCAattaagaaagaagaaatggacACCCCTTCTGTGACAGAGACCAAAGGCTTAGATGAGGCAATTAAAGAAGATATCACCAAGACTGAGATTTGTAAAGTCAAAACAGAGACTTGTGAAATCACCACAATTAAATCAGAGCCAAGTTCCTCAGATTTGTGCCACCTACCCCCTTTCACCTCATTTTCTACATTAACCACACCTGTTACTGCGGACAGTCACCCGGATGCCGTCTCTCAGTCTCACCCAGGGTCAATGGCCTCCGCAGAGCAGCCAAACACTGCAGGGTTGATTGTCCCTGTAAAGCAGGAAATTCAGCAACCCTCAGACTCTGATGATGACTTCAATGTTGATGTGATGCTTGACAACCTTGACTATGTTAAGTCTGAACGCACAGAGGAAAGTGGTGCATTTGTCAAACCAGAGAAGGAGGTAGAGGAGGTGAAGAATGACGGAGAGCAGGTATTGGCCGTAGTTGGAGCCAAATCCAAGACTCAAGTGAAGAGGGTTACCTGGAATATACAAGAACCTGAGGGGCCTCAACCAGAGAAATCTGCAAGCA agctggcTCTCTataagctgaagctgaagcaggAAGGAGCTCGCAGACCCTTATCAACAGCCCAGACATCAAGTCAG GACATCTCTGGAGCTGTCAGTGACTCTTCCAGGAAAGGTGCAGTCGGTCCACTCAGTGCTTCCTCTAGATCTGATGGCCTGCATCGGGAGGGGTTATCAGTGACTGGACAAGGAGAGGCAGATGAAGGGGATTTGTCAAAGAAAGATAAG
- the phrf1 gene encoding PHD and RING finger domain-containing protein 1 isoform X2: MDEDDSQDELINRSASHSKGKRAALWVISDDSDDVEEESEEGESDSGEEEEEDHLNGEEDEEEEEEDDEEEEEDAKPEDGAFGGTSADLAGMSSDEDSEKCPICLNSFSSQPVATPEHCQHYFCLDCILEWAKNANSCPVDRKAFNNIYLRRCYGGKVKKMITVQKPVKEGQEETVDLDLEQTSCEVCGGSDREDRLLLCDGCDAGYHMECLTPPLDSVPVEEWFCPECEANNRHSRGSAGEVSNVDSQPSPARPATSRHQPRATGPTRAIARTQQSERVRANVNRHRITQLAPTYLIQSTWLDETINAVVAGLNTAVYIRDFTPRLPSRRKRKTGRRKVKRKKTSSAKGKATSTRVKRRKRKVRKTKSRKKLMVKKAANPRSRIANSLGIVKDKKSSSLPTVYRPSEHTLSSMRADIGAASLSIYGDPFDLDPFVDREEDEQEAHVTSLLEAKRRGISRSALRSHQPVARPVTASLSRRGMDVPQSGGVVEAAPVPDLLGSILTGQSMLLMDSSDVVINRDGSLKATKPLMPSALKPGSSKSSSSGEASTQVNPGMSPIPGDSSLSLHYNGDLPGSSRSSMNRPLSQSSACLPPFSPSTATHNQPPPHSDLPPRGHPSFQPPRPNRPTPSLGHRGTNGVGAPREPTSSSVPDSKSKGMAASQYQPKKAPTKPMWIDVSVLPRIPKIKRGSSSVTSDGTSQGSSSGNNRISSSRGNSSTSTTSSNGYSIPETGMNSLAGDKSRQQSVDQQKGRADSQAQRHRPDGASSSSSAFSSSFSSSSSSTGSPASQSRYSTSSSSSSSAVSFRINSSGNSWHSRRLSITSSSASGGSMQEHWREKEDEAKKRQLHRDKQMLLASRTLVNKEQESNNIYDPFNPTLSDSSSSDGEAESSSLVSSSRHTTHEQKAPNLRKKEDSVQSKHNLVHVKTEPQETEISQDEPRRTSAQEIISQDIRCSQEYVKVEKEPRLIDTKAEKQTALFHTKVKKEPGLDDASETESCGHSVKTYLNSESTDTTPSAHHSLDLLKTEKETLEDESEGTSSSAHPNCRSDSSASSSAPTKKKQKAESKSDFMSCSKSPSRDLGHKMKTSKASKERRSSSLETDKGRRRDHRASGQGSRQKDKEKDKERSSRRSRSKERRKARSTSESSQSSSSDRTHRKRQRSRSRSKDRRRSRSASSSSSIEHSRRKKHKQRSKERNDGRERDWERGRTSKDKRHGRSRSKSRSKSRSRSRSTSRSKVTKRGRSGSKSRSKSRSRSRSRERRKEHTRPQQQPLFSRNKVGSQSKDKKRHRSRSRSKERRKEEGSSSTGSQKTPGSFVPSSKDTKLLQDKNKEKDIVQSLIKEKKTAEENKQELPSCTSISKVKKEGKDLRADSKATTAEMTKEVKAVKEIKKEKQPSLDMFEDSPIIKSIKKEEMDTPSVTETKGLDEAIKEDITKTEICKVKTETCEITTIKSEPSSSDLCHLPPFTSFSTLTTPVTADSHPDAVSQSHPGSMASAEQPNTAGLIVPVKQEIQQPSDSDDDFNVDVMLDNLDYVKSERTEESGAFVKPEKEVEEVKNDGEQVLAVVGAKSKTQVKRVTWNIQEPEGPQPEKSASKLALYKLKLKQEGARRPLSTAQTSSQDISGAVSDSSRKGAVGPLSASSRSDGLHREGLSVTGQGEADEGDLSKKDKYLKKLHMQERAIEEVKLAIKPFYQRRDINKDEYKEILRKAVQKVCHSKSGEINPVKVGNLVKAYVDKYKHARKHKKGEELGKAPEVQTEAMKTSDSP, from the exons ATGGATGAGGATGACAGCCAGGATGAGCTGATCAACCGCAGTGCATCCCACAGCAAAGGCAAGAGGGCTGCGTTGTGGGTCATCTCAG ATGACTCAGATGATGTTGAAGAAGAGTCTGAGGAGGGAGAATCTGACAgtggtgaggaagaggaggaagatcaCTTAAATggagaagaagatgaggaagaggaggaggaggatg atgaggaagaggaggaagatgctAAACCAGAGGATGGTGCTTTTGGAGGGACCTCTGCTGACCTTGCAGGGATGAGCTCGGACGAGGACTCAGAGAAGTGTCCTATCTGCCTTAACTCATTCAGCAGCCAGCCTGTTGCAACACCAGAGCACTGTCAACACTACTTCTGCCTTGATTGCATCCTTGAATGGGCCAAG AATGCAAACTCGTGTCCTGTAGACCGCAAGGCCTTCAACAACATATACTTAAGGAGATGTTATGGAGGCAAAGTGAAGAAAATG ATCACAGTGCAAAAGCCTGTGAAGGAAGGTCAAGAAGAAACGGTAGATTTGGACCTGGAGCAGACCAGTTGTGAGGTGTGCGGGGGCAGTGACCGTGAGGACCGCCTCTTGCTCTGCGATGGTTGTGATGCTGG GTATCACATGGAGTGTCTCACACCACCTCTTGATTCTGTTCCTGTAGAAGAATGGTTCTGCCCCGAATGTGAAGCCAACAATCGTCACTCAA GGGGTTCAGCAGGGGAAGTTAGCAATGTAGACAGCCAGCCTTCTCCCGCCCGTCCCGCCACCAGCCGCCATCAGCCGCGTGCCACAGGTCCTACCAGAGCTATCGCCCGAActcagcagagtgagagagttCGAGCTAATGTCAACCGACATCGCATCACACAG TTGGCTCCCACATATCTGATCCAGTCCACGTGGCTGGATGAGACTATAAATGCTGTGGTGGCTGGGCTCAATACGGCTGTGTATATACGGGACTTTACGCCTCGCCTCCCGTCTAGGCGCAAGCGCAAGACTG GACGCAGAAAGGTCAAGCGCAAGAAGACATCTTCTGCTAAGGGTAAAGCCACAAGTACAAGAGTCAAAAGGAGGAAACGGAAAGTGAGGAAGACTAAATCCAGAAAAAAGCTG ATGGTGAAAAAGGCAGCTAATCCTCGAAGCCGTATCGCTAATAGTCTTGGAATTGTAAAGGACAAGAAGAGCTCTTCACTACCTACAGTATACCGGCCCTCTGAGCACACACTAAGCAGTATGCGTGCTGACATAGGTGCTGCATCCCTCTCCATCTATGGAGATCCATTTGACCTTGATCCATTTGTGGATCG TGAGGAGGATGAGCAGGAGGCCCATGTTACATCACTGTTGGAGGCTAAGAGACGAGGGATCTCTCGCTCTGCTCTTCGCTCTCACCAGCCCGTAGCTCGACCAGTAACTGCAAGCCTTTCCAG GAGGGGTATGGATGTCCCGCAATCAGGGGGTGTTGTGGAGGCAGCCCCAGTTCCTGACCTGCTTGGCAGTATCCTAACAGGACAGAGCATGCTCTTGATGGACAGCTCCGATGTTGTCATTAATCGGGATGGCTCCCTTAAAGCTACAAAGCCAT TGATGCCATCCGCATTAAAGCCAGGTAGCAGCAAAAGCAGTAGCTCAGGAGAAGCCAGCACCCAGGTCAACCCAGGGATGTCGCCCATCCCAGGAGAcagttctctgtctctccactaCAACGGAGACTTACCAGGATCCTCTCGTAGCTCCATGAACAGACCTTTGTCCCAGAGCTCTGCCTGCTTACCCCCATTTTCACCATCCACAGCCACCCACAACCAACCACCTCCGCATTCTGATTTGCCACCCAGAGGTCACCCAAGTTTCCAGCCACCTCGTCCAAACAGACCCACCCCCTCTCTTGGTCACCGGGGAACCAATGGAGTTGGAGCCCCAAGGGAACCCACCTCCTCATCTGTTCCAGACTCCAAGAGCAAAGGAATGGCTGCATCACAGTATCAACCTAAAAAAGCACCTACAAAGCCCATGTGGATAGATGTATCAGTGCTTCCTCGGataccaaaaataaaaagagggaGTAGCAGTGTCACAAGTGATGGCACTAGTCAAGGAAGCAGTAGTGGCAATAATAGAATAAGTAGTAGTAGGGGAAATAGCAGTACTTCTACCACTAGTAGTAATGGTTACAGTATACCTGAAACAGGCATGAACAGCCTTGCTGGGGACAAAAGTAGGCAGCAAAGTGTAGACCAGCAAAAGGGAAGGGCTGACAGTCAGGCCCAGAGACATAGGCCTGACggagcatcatcatcatcatcggcTTTCTCCAgctcattttcctcttcttcctcctccactggcTCGCCTGCTAGCCAGTCGCGTTattctacttcttcttcttcatcttcatcagcagtGAGCTTCCGCATAAACTCCAGTGGGAACTCTTGGCATTCAAGGCGGCTAAGCATTACATCATCCTCTGCTAGTGGAGGCAGCATGCAAGAACactggagagaaaaggaagatgaGGCAAAAAAGAGACAGTTGCACAGGGATAAACAGATGCTGCTGGCATCGCGGACGCTGGTTAATAAGGAACAAGAGAGTAATAATATCTATGATCCCTTTAATCCCACTCTGTCAGACTCAAGCAGCTCAGACGGGGAAGCCGAGAGCTCGAGCCTGGTTAGCAGCTCCCGACATACCACTCATGAGCAGAAGGCTCCTAATTTACGAAAAAAGGAGGATTCAGTGCAAAGCAAACATAACCTGGTACATGTGAAAACTGAACCACAGGAGACTGAGATCTCACAGGATGAACCAAGGAGAACTAGTGCTCAGGAAATCATATCACAGGATATCAGATGCTCACAGGAATATGTCAAGGTTGAAAAAGAACCAAGATTAATAGACACTAAggctgagaaacaaacagcattatTTCACACTAAAGTTAAGAAAGAACCAGGGTTAGATGATGcaagtgaaactgaaagttgtggtcacagtgtaaaaacatatttgaatTCAGAGAGCACGGACACCACACCATCTGCTCATCACAGCCTGGATCTTTTAAAGACTGAGAAAGAGACTCTAGAAGATGAGAGTGAAGGAACTTCCAGCAGTGCTCACCCTAACTGTAGGAGTGATTCATCAGCATCCAGCTCTGCTCCCACCAAGAAGAAACAAAAGGCAGAATCTAAATCAGATTTCATGTCTTGCTCCAAGTCCCCATCAAGAGATTTGGGCCATAAGATGAAAACCTCCAAAGCCTCAAAGGAACGGCGCTCTAGCAGTTTAGAAACAGACAAAGGCAGGAGAAGAGACCATCGAGCCTCTGGTCAGGGCAGCAGGCAAAAGGACAAGGAGAAGGACAAAGAAAGGAGCTCCAGGCGGTCAAGGTccaaagagaggagaaaggcaCGCTCAACCTCAGAAAGCTCTCAGTCCAGTTCCTCTGATAGAACTCACAGAAAGAGACAGCGATCCCGCTCCCGATCCAAAGACAGGAGACGATCCAG GTCTGCCTCCAGCTCTAGCAGCATAGAGCATTCAAGAAGGAAGAAGCATAAACAAAGAAGCAAGGAGAGAAAtgatggcagagagagagactgggagagAGGACGTACATCAAAGGACAAGAGACATGGTCGGTCTCGCTCAAAGTCTCGGTCAAAGTCACGCTCCAGGTCTAGATCCACATCTAGATCGAAGGTCACTAAACGTGGTCGGTCTGGTTCAAAATCGCGGTCAAAATCACGGTCCAGGTCCAGATCCagggaaaggaggaaagagCACACACgaccacaacaacaacctctCTTCTCCAGGAACAAGGTGGGGTCAcagtcaaaagacaaaaagagacacaggTCTAGATCGCGCtcaaaagagaggaggaaagaagagggCTCGTCATCCACGGGTTCACAGAAAACACCAGGGTCCTTTGTTCCATCCTCTAAAGACACAAAGCTGTTACAGGAcaagaacaaagagaaagataTTGTTCAAAGCttaatcaaagagaaaaaaactgctgaagAGAATAAACAGGAGTTGCCCTCCTGTACCTCCATCTCTAAAGTTAAAAAGGAAGGCAAAGACCTCAGGGCAGACAGCAAGGCCACAACAgcagaaatgacaaaagagGTGAAGGCTGTAAAAgaaattaagaaagaaaaacaaccatcTCTTGATATGTTTGAAGATTCTCCTATTATTAAATCAattaagaaagaagaaatggacACCCCTTCTGTGACAGAGACCAAAGGCTTAGATGAGGCAATTAAAGAAGATATCACCAAGACTGAGATTTGTAAAGTCAAAACAGAGACTTGTGAAATCACCACAATTAAATCAGAGCCAAGTTCCTCAGATTTGTGCCACCTACCCCCTTTCACCTCATTTTCTACATTAACCACACCTGTTACTGCGGACAGTCACCCGGATGCCGTCTCTCAGTCTCACCCAGGGTCAATGGCCTCCGCAGAGCAGCCAAACACTGCAGGGTTGATTGTCCCTGTAAAGCAGGAAATTCAGCAACCCTCAGACTCTGATGATGACTTCAATGTTGATGTGATGCTTGACAACCTTGACTATGTTAAGTCTGAACGCACAGAGGAAAGTGGTGCATTTGTCAAACCAGAGAAGGAGGTAGAGGAGGTGAAGAATGACGGAGAGCAGGTATTGGCCGTAGTTGGAGCCAAATCCAAGACTCAAGTGAAGAGGGTTACCTGGAATATACAAGAACCTGAGGGGCCTCAACCAGAGAAATCTGCAAGCA agctggcTCTCTataagctgaagctgaagcaggAAGGAGCTCGCAGACCCTTATCAACAGCCCAGACATCAAGTCAG GACATCTCTGGAGCTGTCAGTGACTCTTCCAGGAAAGGTGCAGTCGGTCCACTCAGTGCTTCCTCTAGATCTGATGGCCTGCATCGGGAGGGGTTATCAGTGACTGGACAAGGAGAGGCAGATGAAGGGGATTTGTCAAAGAAAGATAAG